A section of the Euwallacea fornicatus isolate EFF26 chromosome 24, ASM4011564v1, whole genome shotgun sequence genome encodes:
- the Rat1 gene encoding 5'-3' exoribonuclease 2 homolog, which translates to MGVPAFFRWLSRKYPSVIVHCVEQRAVDVNGTKIPIDSSEPNPNQVEFDNLYLDMNGIIHPCTHPEDRPAPKTEDEMMIAIFECIDRLFDIVRPRKLLYMAIDGVAPRAKMNQQRSRRFRASKETVEKINEIKRIRADLLLKGCVLPPEKPKEEHFDSNCITPGTPFMAHLSDCLHYYIHDRLNNNPGWKGIKIILSDANVPGEGEHKIMDYIRRQRAQPDHDPNTQHVLCGADADLIMLGLATHEPNFTIIREEFRPNKPRPCDICGQLGHEMKDCIGGVNSEHGQEPEVQINAETEFIFVRLNVLREYLEKELAMPNLPFKYEFDRVLDDWVFMCFFVGNDFLPHLPSLEIRENAIDRLIRLYKDCVYKTGGYLTDSGDVNLERVQMIMLELGKVEDEIFKTRQQKEVAFKAREKAKKRREGFNQYKPNFALLNNTQFAPKAIGQQSAVVNARQEAFNIRRAGMHTESYSGQQMVDPKTALESMFKKEGESNSDRRDRKRSYDGEVEDSDDDQAHDEVRLWEDGFKDRYYESKFDVGADQIEFRYSVALHYVKGLCWVLKYYYQGCASWKWYYPYHYAPFASDFCNIAGLSTDFETDTKPFNPLEQLMGVFPAASSKHVPAPFAKLMSDPDSPIIDFYPEDFKIDLNGKKYAWQGVALLPFVEENRLFNALKPYYGELTEAERKRNVRGDDRLYVASSNEGYQLLSGLYQQKVDNETECPIAIQGMRGTVLISDICVPSKDSGSLQSPVKGLPVIYGNIVVTVKFRDPKYTKGYIFPAKKLKGAKDPPRVLKPDDLSPAANQHWRAQIGMAPATQRAFLDVSGHRSLGHYTRRNDGRREYANIPPPNNLDSNRNRNYGGGGQGGYNQPYDNNLHQDNYWQGGQSHYQNNNYNQRNQYSQGNNYNQGNHHQQNWFNRNQERNNYNRRPGPYKDRFVQNPSNRYSYRR; encoded by the exons ATGGGAGTCCCAGCATTCTTCAGATGGCTCAGTCGAAAATACCCCTCTGTTATTGTGCATTGTGTCGAACAAAGG GCCGTAGATGTAAATGGAACAAAAATCCCCATTGATTCATCAGAACCAAACCCCAATCAAGTtgaatttgataatttatatCTTGACATGAATGGTATCATTCATCCCTGCACTCATCCTGAAGATCGGCCAGCCCCAAAAACAGAGGATGAAATGATGATTGCCATATTTGAGTGCATTGACAGATTGTTTGATATTGTAAGACCTAGAAAGCTACTTTACATGGCTATTGATGGAGTAGCTCCAAGGGCAAAGATGAATCAACAAAGATCTAGACGTTTCAGAGCATCAAAGGAAACAGTTGAGAAAATAAATGAGATCAAAAGAATTAGGGCAGATCTTTTActcaaaggttgtgtgttgcCTCCTGAGAAACCCAAGGAGGAACATTTTGATTCAAATTGCATCACTCCAGGAACACCATTTATGGCACATTTATCTGATTGTTTGCATTATTACATTCATGATAGGCTTAATAATAATCCAGGGTGGAAGgggattaaaattattttgtctgATGCTAATGTTCCTGGAGAAGGTGAGCATAAAATTATGGATTATATCAGAAGACAAAGAGCACAGCCTGATCATGATCCCAACACTCAGCATGTGCTATGTGGAGCAGATGCAGATTTGATTATGTTAGGTCTGGCCACACACGAGCccaattttacaattattagAGAGGAATTTCGTCCCAATAAGCCAAGGCCTTGTGACATTTGTGGACAGCTTG GTCATGAGATGAAGGATTGCATTGGAGGAGTCAATAGCGAGCATGGTCAAGAGCCAGAAGTCCAGATTAATGCCGAAACTGAATTTATATTCGTTCGTTTGAATGTCCTTAGGGAGTACTTGGAAAAGGAACTTGCTATGCCTAATCTTCCTTTTAAATACGAATTTGATAGAGTTCTGGATGATTGGGTTTTCATGTGTTTCTTTGTCGGTAATGATTTTCTACCGCATTTGCCCAGTTTGGAAATTAGGGAAAATGCAATTGACCGGCTGATCAGGCTATATAAGGATTGTGTTTATAAGACAGGG GGTTATCTAACAGATAGTGGAGACGTAAACCTAGAAAGAGTCCAAATGATAATGTTAGAATTAGGAAAAGTTgaggatgaaattttcaaaactagaCAACAAAAAGAAGTAGCATTTAAAGCCAGGGAAAAAGCTAAGAAGCGCAGGGAAGGTTTTAACCAGTATAAACCAAACTTTGCCTTATTAAATAACACTCAATTTGCTCCAAAG GCCATTGGACAGCAATCTGCAGTTGTTAATGCTAGACAGGAAGCCTTTAATATACGCAGAGCTGGAATGCATACGGAATCATATTCTGGCCAACAAATGGTGGATCCTAAAACTGCTTTGGAATcgatgtttaaaaaagaagGTGAAAGTAATTCAG ATCGCCGCGATCGAAAACGGAGTTATGATGGTGAAGTGGAAGATAGTGATGATGATCAAGCTCATGATGAAGTAAGATTATGGGAGGATGGTTTCAAGGATCGTTATTATGAGTCTAAGTTTGATGTTGGAGCAGACCAAATAGAATTTAg aTATTCTGTTGCCCTTCACTATGTGAAAGGCTTGTGTTGggtattgaaatattattatcaGGGATGCGCTTCCTGGAAGTGGTATTATCCTTACCATTACGCGCCATTCGCTTCGGATTTTTGTAATATCGCTGGACTTAGTACTGACTTCGAGACTGATACCAAACCT tttAATCCATTGGAACAACTTATGGGCGTATTCCCAGCAGCCAGTAGCAAACATGTCCCAGCACCCTTCGCGAAATTAATGTCAGATCCA GATTCCCCTATAATTGACTTTTACCCGGAAGACTTCAAAATTGACctaaatggcaaaaaatacGCATGGCAAGGAGTTGCCCTCTTGCCCTTCGTGGAAGAAAACAGGTTGTTCAACGCCTTAAAACCTTACTATGGTGAATTGACTGAAGCTGAGAGAAAACGAAATGTACGAGGTGATGACAGATTGTACGTTGCATCAAGCAACGAAGGATACCAGCTGTTGAGTGGCTTGTATCAACAGAAGGTTGACAACGAAACAGAGTGTCCTATTGCAATTCAAGGCATGCGAGGCACCGTTTTGATTTCGGATATTTGTGTCCCGTCCAAAGACAG tggTTCTTTGCAGTCTCCAGTTAAAGGATTGCCGGTAATTTATGGCAACATAGTGGTAACAGTTAAGTTTCGAGATCCAAAATACACTAAAGGATACATATTTCCCGCGAAAAAGTTAAAAGGAGCTAAAGATCCTCCTCGAGTGCTAAAGCCTGACGACTTATCCCCAGCAGCCAACCAACATTGGAGGGCGCAAATTGGAATGGCCCCAGCTACTCAAAG AGCGTTCTTAGATGTTTCCGGCCATAGATCGTTAGGACATTACACGCGTAGAAATGACGGCAGAAGGGAATACGCTAATATACCTCCACCTAACAACTTAGATTCGAATAGAAACAGGAATTATGGAGGCGGAGGGCAGGGCG gtTACAACCAACCATATGACAACAATCTACATCAAGACAACTACTGGCAAGGCGGTCAAAGCCACTatcaaaacaataattacaaTCAAAGAAATCAGTATTCTCAGGGAAATAACTACAATCAAGGAAACCACCATCAACAGAACTGGTTTAATCGAAATCAGGAACGTAATAATTACAACAGGAGACCGGGCCCCTACAAAGATCGGTTCGTGCAGAACCCATCCAATAGATACAGTTATAGGAGATAA
- the Dpm1 gene encoding dolichol-phosphate mannosyltransferase subunit 1, producing MASPNKYSILLPTYNEIENLPIIIWMLVENMNSSGYPYEIIIIDDGSPDGTLEAAKQLQTIYGSDKIILRPREKKLGLGTAYIHGIKHATGNFIIIMDADLSHHPKFIKQFIEKQKSKDYDIVTGTRYVGSGGVHGWDLKRKVISRGANLITQILLRPGVSDLTGSFRLYKKDVLETLIKSCFSKGYVFQMEIIVRARQKEYSIGEVPISFVDRVYGESKLGGSEIFQFVQGLLYLFATT from the exons atggcttcaccaaataaatattcaattttattgccCACTTACAATGAAATAGAAAACCTTCCTATTATCATTTGGATGCTAGTGGAAAATATGAATTCCAG TGGTTATccttatgaaatcataatAATCGACGATGGAAGCCCTGATGGGACCTTAGAGGCAGCAAAACAACTACAAACCATTTATGGTAGTGACAAAATCATTCTTAGACCTCGTGAAAAAAAACTAGGCCTTGGGACAGCCTATATCCATGGAATTAAACATGCAacaggaaattttattattattatggatGCAGATCTAAGTCATCAT ccaaaattcattaaacaattCATAGAGAAACAGAAAAGTAAAGATTATGACATCGTCACAGGTACTCGGTATGTTGGAAGTGGAGGTGTTCATGGATGGgatttaaaacgaaaagtgATTTCCAGAGGTGCTAACTTAATAACGCAAATATTGCTAAGACCag GTGTATCTGACCTCACAGGTTCATTTAGACTATACAAGAAAGATGTTCTAGAGACATTAATTAAGAGCTGTTTTTCCAAGGGATAtgtatttcaaatggaaataattgTCAGGGCAAGGCAAAAAGAGTACTCAATAGGAGAGGTGCCAATTAGTTTTGTGGATCGAGTGTATGGAGAATCTAAGCTTGGAGGatcagaaatttttcaatttgttcaaGGGTTGCTCTATTTATTTGCTACCACTTGA
- the Vha13 gene encoding V-type proton ATPase subunit G: MASQTQGIQQLLAAEKRAAEKVSEARKRKARRLKQAKEEAQDEIEKYRKERERQFREFEAKHMGSKEDVAAKIDADTKIRIAEMENLVRGQKEAVIREILSLVYDIKPEIHKNYRQ; this comes from the exons ATGGCCAGCCAAACTCAAGGTATTCAACAGCTTTTAGCTGCCGAGAAACGCGCAGCTGAGAAGGTGTCGGAGGCTCGCAAAC GTAAGGCTCGCAGGCTAAAGCAAGCTAAAGAGGAAGCTCaagatgaaattgaaaaataccgTAAAGAACGTGAACGTCAGTTCAGGGAGTTTGAGGCCAAGCACATGGGCTCAAAAGAGGATGTTGCAGCCAAAATTGATGCTGACACCAAGATCAGAATTGCCGAGATGGAGAACCTAGTGAGGGGCCAAAAGGAAGCT GTAATCCGTGAAATCTTGTCTTTGGTGTATGACATCAAGCCAGAAATTCACAAGAATTACCGCCAGTAA